Proteins encoded by one window of Burkholderia plantarii:
- the lexA gene encoding transcriptional repressor LexA — protein MTKLTARQQQVFDLVRRAIERSGFPPTRAEIAAELGFSSPNAAEEHLRALARKGVIELAAGASRGIRLLGLEDAPHQLTLPHAALMQLSLPLVGRVAAGSPILAQEHISQHYACDPALFTSKPDYLLKVRGLSMRDAGILDGDLLAVQKRSEAKDGQIIVARLGDDVTVKRLKRHSSGIELIAENPDYENIFVKAGSAEFALEGIAVGLIRSGEL, from the coding sequence ATGACCAAACTCACCGCACGCCAGCAGCAAGTGTTCGACCTCGTTCGCCGCGCGATCGAGCGCTCCGGCTTCCCGCCGACCCGCGCCGAGATCGCCGCCGAGCTCGGCTTCAGTTCGCCGAACGCCGCCGAGGAGCACCTGCGCGCACTCGCCCGCAAGGGTGTGATCGAGCTGGCCGCCGGCGCCTCGCGCGGCATCCGGTTGCTCGGCCTCGAGGACGCGCCGCACCAGCTCACGCTGCCGCACGCGGCGCTGATGCAGCTGTCGCTGCCGCTCGTCGGGCGCGTCGCGGCTGGTAGCCCGATCCTCGCGCAGGAACACATCTCGCAGCACTACGCGTGCGATCCGGCGCTCTTCACGAGCAAGCCCGATTACCTGCTGAAGGTGCGCGGGCTGTCGATGCGCGACGCCGGCATTCTCGACGGCGACCTGCTCGCCGTGCAAAAGCGCAGCGAGGCCAAGGACGGCCAGATCATCGTCGCGCGGCTTGGCGACGACGTCACGGTCAAGCGCCTGAAGCGCCACTCCAGCGGCATCGAGCTGATCGCCGAGAACCCCGACTACGAAAACATCTTCGTGAAGGCCGGCAGCGCGGAATTCGCGCTCGAGGGCATCGCCGTCGGCCTGATCCGTTCCGGGGAGCTGTAG
- a CDS encoding sulfate ABC transporter substrate-binding protein — MVKRNTGLAGGVRRLIATLAVGAAALGGATHALADTTLLNVSYDPTRELYQDVNQAFGKEWKAKTGETVTFKQSHGGSGAQARSVLDGLQADVVTLALAYDIDALANKGIVAKDWQKRLPDNASPYTSTIVFLVRKGNPKGIKDWDDLIKPGVSIVTPNPKTSGGARWNYLAAWAYALHKPGGSEQSAKDFVAKVYKNAGVLDSGARGATTSFVQRGIGDVLIAWENEAFLSLKEFGPDKFEIVVPSASILAEPPVAVVDKVVDKKGDRKLAEAYLNFLYSKEGQEIAARNFYRPRSKDVPAELTKQFPKLKLYTVDDTFGGWANAQKTHFADGGVFDSIYKPQ, encoded by the coding sequence ATGGTCAAGCGCAACACGGGGCTGGCTGGCGGCGTTCGCCGTCTGATCGCAACACTGGCGGTAGGCGCGGCGGCGCTCGGCGGCGCCACGCACGCACTCGCGGACACGACGTTGCTGAACGTCTCGTATGATCCGACCCGCGAGCTGTATCAGGACGTCAACCAGGCGTTCGGCAAGGAATGGAAGGCCAAGACGGGCGAGACCGTCACCTTCAAGCAGTCGCACGGCGGCTCGGGCGCGCAGGCGCGCTCGGTGCTCGACGGCCTGCAGGCCGACGTCGTGACGCTCGCGCTCGCCTACGACATCGACGCGCTCGCCAACAAGGGCATCGTCGCCAAGGACTGGCAGAAGCGCCTGCCCGACAACGCGTCGCCGTACACCTCGACGATCGTGTTCCTGGTGCGCAAGGGCAACCCGAAGGGCATCAAGGACTGGGACGACCTGATCAAGCCGGGCGTGTCGATCGTCACGCCGAACCCGAAGACCTCGGGCGGCGCGCGCTGGAACTACCTCGCGGCCTGGGCCTACGCGCTGCACAAGCCGGGTGGCAGCGAGCAGAGCGCGAAGGACTTCGTGGCGAAGGTCTACAAGAACGCCGGCGTGCTCGATTCGGGCGCGCGCGGCGCAACCACCAGCTTCGTGCAGCGCGGCATCGGCGACGTGCTGATCGCCTGGGAGAACGAGGCGTTCCTGTCGCTGAAGGAGTTCGGTCCGGACAAGTTCGAGATCGTCGTGCCGTCGGCCAGCATCCTCGCCGAGCCGCCGGTCGCGGTGGTCGACAAGGTGGTCGACAAGAAGGGCGACCGCAAGCTGGCCGAGGCCTACCTGAACTTCCTCTACAGCAAGGAAGGCCAGGAGATCGCGGCGCGCAACTTCTACCGTCCGCGCTCGAAGGATGTGCCGGCCGAGCTGACGAAGCAGTTCCCGAAGCTGAAGCTCTATACCGTCGACGACACCTTCGGCGGCTGGGCCAACGCGCAGAAGACGCACTTCGCCGACGGCGGCGTGTTCGACTCGATCTACAAGCCGCAATAA
- the cysT gene encoding sulfate ABC transporter permease subunit CysT, producing the protein MTTYTFRKPSALPGFGVTLGITVAYLSLVVLIPLASTFLKTATLTWDQFVAATTSARVIASYRLTFLSALGGALINAVFGFLVAWVLVRYRFPFKRIVDAIVDLPFALPTSVAGISLAAVYASNGWVGQYLAPLGIKIAFTPLGVLVALTFIGLPFVVRTVQPVLEEFEREQEEAAACLGASRWLTFRRVVLPAVFPALLTGFALAFARALGEYGSVIFIAGNVPMKSEITSLLIITKLEQYDYAGATAIAVVMLVVSFLMLLLINTLQWWLQRRTSRGASGPAPAATGAVAAAAGGAQ; encoded by the coding sequence ATGACGACGTACACCTTCCGCAAGCCGAGCGCGCTGCCCGGCTTCGGCGTGACGCTCGGGATCACGGTGGCCTATCTGAGCCTCGTGGTGCTGATACCGCTCGCCTCCACGTTTTTGAAGACCGCGACGCTGACGTGGGATCAGTTCGTCGCCGCGACGACCTCCGCGCGCGTGATCGCCTCGTACCGGCTCACGTTCCTCTCGGCGCTCGGCGGCGCGCTGATCAACGCCGTGTTCGGCTTCCTGGTCGCCTGGGTGCTGGTGCGCTACCGGTTTCCGTTCAAGCGCATCGTCGACGCGATCGTCGACCTGCCGTTCGCGCTGCCGACCTCGGTCGCGGGCATTTCGCTCGCGGCCGTTTATGCGTCGAACGGCTGGGTCGGCCAGTATCTCGCGCCGCTCGGCATCAAGATCGCGTTCACGCCGCTCGGCGTGCTGGTGGCGCTGACCTTCATCGGCCTGCCGTTCGTGGTGCGCACGGTGCAGCCCGTGCTCGAGGAGTTCGAGCGAGAGCAGGAGGAGGCCGCGGCCTGCCTCGGCGCCTCGCGCTGGCTGACGTTCCGCCGCGTGGTGCTGCCGGCCGTGTTCCCGGCGCTGCTGACGGGCTTCGCGCTCGCGTTCGCGCGCGCGCTCGGTGAGTACGGCTCGGTGATCTTCATCGCCGGCAACGTGCCGATGAAGTCCGAGATCACCTCGCTCCTGATCATCACGAAGCTCGAGCAGTACGACTACGCGGGCGCCACCGCGATCGCGGTGGTGATGCTGGTGGTGTCGTTCCTGATGCTGCTCCTGATCAACACGCTGCAATGGTGGCTGCAGCGCCGCACCAGTCGCGGCGCGAGCGGTCCGGCGCCGGCCGCGACCGGCGCCGTGGCGGCTGCCGCCGGAGGTGCGCAATGA
- the cysW gene encoding sulfate ABC transporter permease subunit CysW, whose product MSRDATSSTLPAGAAPRAKASRRRDPVTESRLVRWVLTGLALLFLAGFLVVPLAAVFAQALAKGIGFYFESLGDPDAWAAIELTVTVAAIAVPLNLVFGICASWAIAKFEFRGKALLTTLIDLPFSVSPVISGLVYVLMFGAQGWLGPWLEAHDIQIIFAVPGIVLATIFVTFPFVARELIPLMQAQGNDEEEAARVLGASGWQIFRRVTLPNVRWGLLYGVILCNARAMGEFGAVSVVSGHIRGQTDTMPLHVEILYNEYNFSAAFAVASVLALLALVTLALKLLAERRMSAELADARAGATAHS is encoded by the coding sequence ATGAGCCGCGACGCGACCAGTTCCACGCTGCCCGCCGGCGCCGCGCCGCGCGCGAAGGCCTCGCGCCGGCGCGATCCCGTCACCGAATCGCGCCTGGTGCGCTGGGTGCTGACCGGCCTCGCGCTGCTGTTCCTGGCCGGCTTCCTGGTGGTGCCGCTCGCCGCCGTGTTCGCGCAGGCGCTCGCCAAGGGCATCGGCTTCTACTTCGAATCGCTCGGCGACCCCGATGCCTGGGCCGCGATCGAGCTGACCGTGACGGTGGCCGCGATCGCGGTGCCGCTGAACCTCGTGTTCGGGATCTGCGCGTCGTGGGCGATCGCCAAGTTCGAGTTTCGCGGCAAGGCGCTGCTGACCACGCTGATCGACCTGCCGTTCTCGGTGTCGCCGGTGATCTCGGGGCTCGTCTACGTGCTGATGTTCGGCGCGCAGGGCTGGCTCGGACCGTGGCTCGAGGCGCACGACATCCAGATCATCTTCGCCGTGCCCGGCATCGTGCTGGCGACGATCTTCGTCACGTTTCCGTTCGTCGCGCGCGAGCTGATCCCGCTGATGCAGGCGCAGGGCAACGATGAAGAGGAGGCCGCGCGCGTGCTCGGCGCCTCCGGCTGGCAGATCTTCCGCCGCGTGACGCTGCCCAACGTGCGCTGGGGCCTGCTGTACGGCGTGATCCTCTGCAACGCGCGCGCGATGGGCGAGTTCGGCGCGGTATCGGTGGTGTCGGGCCACATTCGCGGCCAGACCGACACCATGCCGCTGCACGTCGAGATCCTCTACAACGAATACAACTTCTCGGCCGCGTTCGCGGTGGCCTCGGTGCTGGCCCTGCTCGCGCTCGTCACGCTGGCGCTGAAGCTGCTCGCCGAACGCCGCATGTCGGCCGAACTCGCCGATGCGCGCGCTGGCGCCACGGCGCACTCCTGA
- a CDS encoding sulfate/molybdate ABC transporter ATP-binding protein: MGITVRNLHKQFGDFTALDDVSLDFPPGELVALLGPSGCGKTTLLRVIAGLEHADAGQVVLQGQDVADVGARERQVGFVFQHYALFRHMTVFENVAFGLRVKPRAERPSEAVIREKVHELLKLVQLDWLAPRYPSELSGGQRQRIALARALAVEPKVLLLDEPFGALDAKVRKELRSWLRRLHDDLHISTIFVTHDQEEALEVADRIVVLNHGHVEQVGSPQDVYDHPQSAFVYEFLGAANRLDGVVHGDGFVADGAAGPITVAADFAGRAHAYVRPHDLQIVAAGEARGDGIAVDVRRVVPLGGAVRIELAPRAGGTLLEAELDRDTWRTLALGVGDGATAVPRHARVFPAR; the protein is encoded by the coding sequence ATGGGTATCACCGTTCGTAACCTGCACAAGCAATTCGGCGACTTCACGGCGCTCGACGACGTCTCGCTCGATTTCCCGCCCGGCGAGCTGGTGGCGCTGCTCGGGCCTTCCGGCTGCGGCAAGACCACGCTGCTGCGCGTGATCGCGGGCCTCGAGCACGCGGACGCGGGCCAGGTCGTGCTGCAAGGCCAGGACGTGGCCGACGTCGGCGCGCGCGAGCGCCAGGTCGGCTTCGTGTTCCAGCATTACGCGCTGTTTCGCCATATGACCGTGTTCGAGAACGTCGCGTTCGGACTGCGCGTGAAGCCGCGCGCCGAGCGTCCGTCCGAGGCGGTGATCCGCGAGAAGGTCCACGAGCTGCTCAAGCTGGTGCAGCTCGACTGGCTCGCGCCGCGCTATCCGTCCGAACTCTCGGGCGGCCAGCGCCAGCGCATCGCGCTGGCCCGCGCGCTCGCGGTCGAACCGAAGGTGCTGCTGCTCGACGAGCCGTTCGGCGCGCTCGACGCGAAGGTCCGCAAGGAGTTGCGCAGCTGGCTGCGCCGCCTGCACGACGACCTGCACATCTCGACTATCTTCGTCACGCACGATCAGGAAGAAGCGCTGGAAGTGGCCGACCGCATCGTCGTGCTCAATCACGGCCACGTGGAGCAGGTGGGCAGCCCGCAGGACGTGTACGACCATCCGCAGAGCGCGTTCGTCTACGAATTCCTCGGCGCGGCCAACAGGCTCGACGGCGTGGTGCATGGCGACGGCTTCGTGGCCGACGGCGCGGCCGGCCCGATCACGGTGGCCGCCGACTTCGCCGGCCGCGCGCATGCCTACGTGCGCCCGCACGACCTGCAGATCGTCGCGGCCGGCGAGGCGCGCGGCGACGGCATCGCGGTGGACGTGCGGCGCGTGGTGCCGCTGGGCGGCGCGGTGCGCATCGAGCTCGCGCCGCGTGCCGGCGGCACGCTGCTGGAAGCCGAACTCGATCGCGACACCTGGCGCACGCTCGCGCTCGGCGTCGGCGACGGCGCCACGGCGGTGCCGCGCCACGCACGCGTGTTTCCGGCCCGCTGA
- a CDS encoding CysB family HTH-type transcriptional regulator, whose amino-acid sequence MNFQQLRFVREAVRQNMNLTEVANVLYTSQSGVSKQIKDLEDELGVDIFIRRGKRLTGLTEPGKAVHQLIERMLLDAENLRRVARQYADQDSGHLVVATTHTQARYALPKVIRQFTEVFPKVHLALRQGSPQQIAQMILSGEADVGISTEALDRYPDIVTFPCYSWHHTVVVPKDHPLVGRANLTLEEIAEHPIITYDQDFTGRSHIDQAFAKAGAVPDVVLTAIDADVIKTYVELGMGIGVVAAMAYDAQRDAGLVALDTQHLFEASTTRVGLRKGAFLRSYAYRLLEMFAPHLTEAEVVAQLKETAL is encoded by the coding sequence ATGAATTTCCAGCAATTGCGCTTCGTTCGGGAAGCGGTACGCCAGAACATGAACCTGACCGAGGTCGCGAACGTGCTCTACACGTCGCAGTCGGGCGTCTCGAAGCAGATCAAGGATCTGGAGGACGAACTCGGCGTCGACATCTTCATCCGCCGCGGCAAGCGGCTGACCGGCCTGACCGAACCGGGCAAGGCCGTGCATCAGCTGATCGAGCGGATGCTGCTCGACGCCGAAAACCTGCGCCGCGTGGCGCGCCAGTACGCCGACCAGGACAGCGGCCACCTGGTGGTGGCGACCACCCACACGCAGGCGCGCTACGCGCTGCCGAAGGTGATCCGGCAGTTCACCGAGGTGTTCCCGAAGGTCCACCTGGCGCTGCGCCAGGGCAGCCCGCAGCAGATCGCGCAGATGATCCTGAGCGGCGAGGCCGATGTCGGCATCTCGACCGAGGCGCTCGACCGCTACCCGGACATCGTCACGTTCCCGTGCTATTCGTGGCATCACACGGTGGTGGTGCCGAAGGATCACCCGCTGGTGGGCCGCGCGAACCTGACGCTCGAGGAAATCGCCGAGCATCCGATCATCACCTACGACCAGGACTTCACGGGCCGCTCGCACATCGACCAGGCGTTCGCGAAGGCCGGCGCGGTGCCCGACGTGGTGCTGACCGCGATCGACGCGGACGTGATCAAGACCTACGTCGAGCTCGGCATGGGGATCGGCGTGGTGGCGGCGATGGCCTACGACGCGCAGCGCGACGCCGGGCTCGTCGCGCTCGACACCCAGCACCTGTTCGAGGCCAGCACGACGCGGGTGGGCCTGCGCAAGGGCGCGTTCCTGCGCTCCTATGCCTACCGGCTGCTCGAGATGTTCGCGCCGCACCTGACCGAAGCCGAGGTGGTCGCGCAGCTGAAGGAAACCGCGCTCTGA
- a CDS encoding sugar ABC transporter substrate-binding protein, giving the protein MDFRIRRRVLAAALVGAAVAIAPPGAQAQAQAAHKPKVALVMKSLANEFFLTMENGAKDYQQHNPALFDLVTNGIKDETDTANQIRIVEQMIVAKADAIVLAPADSKALVPVVKKAVDAGIIVINIDNRLDPDVLKSKNLNVPFVGPDNRKGARKIGDYLARRLKAGDEVGILEGVSTTTNAQQRTAGYQDAMKAAGVKVVSVQSGEWEIDKGNAVASAMLNEYPNLKALLCGNDSMAIGAVSAVRAAGKAGKVYVVGYDNINAVKPMLQDGRILATADQYAAKQAVFGIDTALKAIAAHKKQSDLSGVVETPVDLIVKQ; this is encoded by the coding sequence ATGGATTTCCGCATTCGCCGCCGTGTTCTCGCCGCCGCGCTCGTCGGCGCCGCCGTGGCCATCGCACCGCCCGGCGCGCAGGCGCAGGCGCAGGCCGCGCACAAGCCGAAGGTCGCGCTCGTGATGAAGTCGCTCGCCAATGAATTCTTCCTGACCATGGAGAACGGCGCGAAGGACTACCAGCAGCACAACCCGGCGCTGTTCGATCTGGTCACCAACGGCATCAAGGACGAGACCGACACCGCCAACCAGATCCGCATCGTCGAGCAGATGATCGTCGCCAAGGCCGACGCGATCGTGCTGGCGCCGGCCGATTCGAAGGCGCTGGTGCCGGTGGTGAAGAAGGCGGTGGATGCCGGCATCATCGTCATCAACATCGACAACCGGCTCGATCCGGACGTGCTGAAGTCGAAGAACCTCAACGTGCCGTTCGTCGGCCCCGACAACCGCAAGGGCGCGCGCAAGATCGGCGACTACCTCGCCAGGCGCCTGAAGGCCGGTGACGAGGTGGGCATCCTCGAGGGCGTGTCGACCACCACCAACGCGCAGCAGCGCACGGCCGGCTACCAGGACGCGATGAAGGCGGCGGGCGTGAAGGTGGTGTCGGTGCAGTCGGGCGAGTGGGAGATCGACAAGGGCAACGCGGTGGCCTCGGCGATGCTCAACGAATATCCGAACCTGAAGGCGCTGCTGTGCGGCAACGACAGCATGGCGATCGGCGCCGTGTCGGCGGTGCGCGCGGCCGGCAAGGCAGGCAAGGTCTACGTGGTCGGCTACGACAACATCAACGCGGTCAAGCCGATGCTGCAGGACGGCCGGATCCTCGCCACCGCCGACCAGTACGCGGCCAAGCAGGCCGTGTTCGGCATCGACACGGCGCTGAAGGCGATCGCCGCGCACAAGAAGCAGTCGGACCTGTCGGGCGTGGTCGAGACGCCGGTCGACCTGATCGTCAAGCAGTAA
- a CDS encoding sugar ABC transporter ATP-binding protein yields MATIATAGEPVLDVSGIGKTYAEPVLADVSLALHAGEALALTGENGAGKSTLSKIVGGLVTPTAGAMRLAGGAYAPASRGEAEALGVRMVMQELNLLATLTVAENLFLNRLPRRFGVIDRRRLRADAREAMARVGLDAIDPDTPVGALGIGHQQMVEIARNLIGDCRVLILDEPTAMLTAREVELLFAQIDRLKAAGVALVYISHRLEELARVAERVAVLRDGRLVHAGPMGEVSGERLVALMAGREVGEHIEFGERRIGAPRLAVAGLARGTAVRDVSFEVRAGEIFGISGLIGAGRTELLRLIYGADRAEAGTVSIGTPPRPVRIGSPADAVKHGIALITEDRKGEGLLLSLPIATNVSLGQLGRISRGGVVDTRREHALAQRQIEAMRIRTRGPAQPVGELSGGNQQKVVIGRWLAHDMGVLLFDEPTRGIDVGAKFDIYALMGGLAREGRALVVVSSDLRELMLICDRIGVMSAGRMTAVFERGHWTQDALLAAAFAGFSRRDATPAPLPAAPAGDSTPGIPS; encoded by the coding sequence ATGGCGACGATCGCAACCGCCGGCGAACCGGTACTCGACGTCTCGGGGATCGGCAAGACCTACGCCGAGCCGGTGCTGGCCGACGTCTCGCTCGCGCTGCACGCGGGCGAGGCGCTCGCGCTGACGGGCGAGAACGGCGCGGGCAAGAGCACGCTGTCGAAGATCGTGGGCGGCCTCGTCACGCCGACGGCCGGCGCGATGCGGCTGGCGGGCGGCGCCTATGCGCCGGCCAGCCGCGGCGAGGCCGAGGCGCTCGGCGTGCGGATGGTGATGCAGGAGCTGAACCTGCTCGCCACCCTGACGGTGGCCGAGAACCTGTTCCTGAACCGCCTGCCGCGCCGCTTCGGCGTGATCGACCGGCGCCGGCTGCGCGCCGACGCGCGCGAGGCGATGGCGCGCGTCGGGCTCGACGCGATCGACCCGGACACCCCGGTCGGCGCGCTCGGCATCGGCCACCAGCAGATGGTCGAGATCGCGCGCAACCTGATCGGCGACTGCCGCGTGCTGATCCTCGACGAGCCGACGGCGATGCTGACCGCGCGCGAGGTCGAGTTGCTGTTCGCGCAGATCGACCGGCTCAAGGCCGCCGGCGTCGCGCTCGTCTACATCTCGCACCGGCTCGAGGAACTCGCGCGCGTGGCCGAGCGCGTGGCGGTGCTTCGCGACGGCCGGCTGGTGCATGCCGGGCCGATGGGCGAGGTGTCGGGCGAGCGGCTGGTGGCGCTGATGGCCGGCCGCGAGGTGGGCGAGCACATCGAGTTCGGCGAGCGCCGGATCGGCGCGCCGCGGCTCGCGGTGGCGGGCCTCGCGCGCGGCACCGCGGTGCGCGACGTGTCGTTCGAGGTGCGCGCCGGCGAGATCTTCGGCATCTCGGGGCTGATCGGCGCCGGGCGCACCGAACTGCTGCGGCTCATCTACGGCGCCGACCGCGCCGAGGCCGGCACGGTCTCGATCGGCACGCCGCCGCGCCCGGTGCGGATCGGCTCGCCGGCCGACGCGGTGAAGCACGGCATCGCGCTGATCACAGAGGACCGCAAGGGCGAGGGGCTGCTGCTGTCTCTGCCGATCGCGACCAACGTGTCGCTCGGCCAGCTCGGCCGGATCTCGCGCGGCGGGGTGGTCGACACGCGGCGCGAGCACGCGCTCGCCCAGCGCCAGATCGAGGCGATGCGGATCCGCACGCGCGGGCCGGCGCAGCCGGTCGGCGAACTGTCGGGCGGCAACCAGCAGAAGGTCGTGATCGGCCGCTGGCTGGCCCACGACATGGGCGTGCTGCTGTTCGACGAGCCCACGCGCGGGATCGACGTCGGCGCCAAGTTCGACATCTACGCGTTGATGGGCGGCCTCGCTCGCGAGGGCCGCGCGCTCGTCGTGGTGTCGAGCGACCTGCGCGAGCTGATGCTGATCTGTGACCGGATCGGCGTGATGTCGGCCGGCCGCATGACGGCCGTGTTCGAGCGCGGGCACTGGACCCAGGACGCGCTGCTGGCCGCCGCGTTCGCCGGCTTCTCGCGCCGCGACGCCACGCCCGCTCCGTTGCCTGCCGCGCCGGCAGGTGACTCGACTCCAGGAATTCCTTCATGA
- a CDS encoding ABC transporter permease codes for MNEPIVPGHDTAGGAAPDAAAPSAKRLSGTRLGLSNYLGLAGALLAMIALFSALSSHFLTYDTFSTIANQIPDLVVMAVGMTFVLIIAGIDLSVGSVLALAASVVSVAALKWHWAPLPAALLGMAAAAVTGMLTGAVTVGWRIPSFIVSLGVLEGARGLAYQLTNSRTAYIGDAFDFLSNPFALGISPAFAIAVAVMLVAQFVLTRTVFGRYLVGIGTNEEAVRLAGVNPRPYKIIVFALMGALAGLAALFQISRLEAADPNAGVGLELQVIAAVVIGGTSLMGGRGSVISTFFGVLIISVLAAGLAQIGANEPTKRIITGAVIVVAVVLDTYRSRRSRT; via the coding sequence ATGAATGAACCGATCGTCCCCGGCCACGACACGGCCGGCGGTGCCGCGCCCGACGCGGCCGCGCCTTCCGCGAAGCGCCTCTCGGGCACGCGGCTCGGGCTGTCCAACTACCTGGGCCTGGCCGGCGCGCTGCTCGCGATGATCGCGCTGTTCTCGGCGCTCAGCTCGCATTTCCTCACCTACGACACGTTCAGCACGATCGCGAACCAGATTCCCGATCTGGTGGTGATGGCGGTCGGCATGACCTTCGTGCTGATCATCGCCGGCATCGACCTGTCGGTCGGCTCGGTGCTGGCGCTGGCCGCCTCGGTGGTCTCCGTGGCGGCGCTGAAGTGGCACTGGGCGCCGCTGCCGGCCGCGCTGCTCGGCATGGCCGCGGCGGCCGTCACCGGAATGCTGACGGGGGCCGTGACGGTGGGCTGGCGGATTCCGTCGTTCATCGTCTCGCTCGGCGTGCTGGAGGGCGCGCGCGGGCTGGCCTATCAATTGACGAATTCGCGTACTGCCTACATCGGCGATGCCTTCGATTTCCTGTCGAATCCTTTCGCGCTGGGCATTTCGCCGGCCTTCGCGATCGCGGTTGCGGTGATGCTGGTGGCCCAGTTCGTGCTTACCCGGACGGTGTTCGGCCGATATCTGGTTGGTATCGGTACCAACGAAGAGGCCGTAAGGCTTGCCGGGGTGAACCCTCGTCCGTATAAAATCATCGTGTTTGCGTTGATGGGCGCGCTCGCGGGGCTTGCGGCGCTGTTCCAGATCTCGCGGCTCGAAGCGGCCGACCCGAATGCGGGCGTCGGGCTCGAACTGCAGGTGATCGCGGCCGTCGTGATCGGCGGCACGAGCCTGATGGGCGGGCGCGGCTCCGTGATCAGCACGTTTTTTGGCGTCTTGATCATCTCGGTGCTGGCGGCGGGGCTTGCCCAGATCGGCGCGAACGAACCGACCAAGCGCATCATTACCGGGGCCGTGATCGTCGTCGCCGTTGTACTCGACACGTATCGCAGCCGCCGATCGCGCACTTAA
- a CDS encoding LacI family DNA-binding transcriptional regulator, translating to MATIKDVAAMAGVSFTTVSHVVNNSRPVSADVRAKVERAIAQLNYVPSAVARSLKARSTATIGLVVPNSTNPYFAELARGIEDQCAARGYCVFFCNSDDDPVKQRNYLRVLQEKRIDGLIIASAGEDAVLAQTLADSREPLVVVDRNIEGLSADLVQIDHERGAYLATRHLIELGHSRIGCITGPVDTAVSAMRVHGFIRAMAERGLDIMPGAIAESDFSCLGGRRAAAELLDTLQPTAIFAGNDLMGIGALRAAAERGLGVPEDCSIIGFDDIEMSSYTYPALSTVGQSVRALGEIAAQTLIERIAAGSEGSAAMTKRRRVVSPRLVLRESTAAYNGEAGVVPAKRA from the coding sequence ATGGCGACGATCAAGGATGTGGCTGCCATGGCAGGCGTGTCGTTCACGACGGTTTCACACGTGGTGAACAATTCGCGGCCGGTGTCGGCCGACGTGCGGGCGAAGGTGGAGCGGGCGATCGCCCAGCTCAACTACGTCCCGTCGGCCGTCGCGCGATCCCTGAAAGCACGTTCGACGGCCACCATCGGCCTGGTCGTGCCGAACAGCACGAATCCGTATTTCGCCGAGCTCGCGCGCGGCATCGAGGATCAGTGCGCGGCACGCGGGTATTGCGTGTTCTTCTGCAATTCCGACGACGATCCCGTCAAGCAGCGCAACTATCTGCGCGTGCTGCAGGAAAAACGCATCGACGGGCTGATCATCGCCTCGGCGGGCGAGGACGCGGTGCTGGCGCAGACGCTCGCCGATTCGCGCGAGCCGCTGGTGGTGGTGGACCGCAACATCGAGGGGCTGTCGGCCGATCTGGTGCAGATCGACCATGAACGCGGCGCCTATCTGGCCACGCGCCACCTGATCGAGCTCGGGCATTCGCGGATCGGCTGCATCACCGGCCCGGTCGATACGGCGGTCAGCGCGATGCGCGTCCACGGTTTCATCCGTGCGATGGCCGAGCGCGGCCTCGACATCATGCCCGGCGCGATCGCCGAGAGCGACTTCTCGTGCCTGGGCGGCCGCCGTGCCGCGGCCGAGCTGCTCGACACGCTGCAGCCCACGGCGATCTTCGCCGGCAACGACCTGATGGGCATCGGCGCGCTGCGTGCCGCGGCCGAACGCGGGCTCGGCGTGCCGGAGGATTGCTCGATCATCGGTTTCGACGACATCGAGATGTCGAGCTACACCTACCCGGCGCTGTCGACGGTCGGCCAGTCGGTGCGCGCCTTGGGCGAAATTGCCGCGCAGACGTTGATCGAGCGGATCGCGGCCGGCTCGGAGGGCTCGGCGGCCATGACCAAGCGCCGCCGCGTGGTGTCGCCGCGGCTGGTGCTGCGGGAATCGACCGCGGCCTACAACGGCGAGGCCGGCGTCGTGCCGGCCAAGCGCGCATGA